One genomic window of Ctenopharyngodon idella isolate HZGC_01 chromosome 18, HZGC01, whole genome shotgun sequence includes the following:
- the pik3c2g gene encoding phosphatidylinositol 3-kinase C2 domain-containing subunit gamma isoform X2, which translates to MDIKPDCLQLTVSDRMDPCTEDPAGRPEDHVFHGWDVPVFSEQDYLDLYTPVSGLIAADQRKEQVNVDMKNEEAAVTPAGTPAQHLRGPEDSWNIDLIDSAQGSNSRTASLCTLTSQLLSEHGVSRDEFSWSVVWGRVTPVHVSLLEPAELLFNVSVPWLPVEQPFRWRLSSTAQELMEAVLETLDHSAAVSGQYLMKLCDSEEFLKSDEMLGLYERIQVYHKFASDVPVRMVLRDTVGRTLTRDEEDDRQVFHFNQVLVSACSFNTIRSCLQEKLSSYSEEVNKLMRSQCGVCVSEVMERVHGVCEQLCGVTTADLEEAVGQLKRIAPLTWTPAEMSDCETAVVKIHQALLKLLHVFFTNFDLDFRGPEDFPDPSVADVEHNSCMLQLNLTSLYRLLPGWINGYDHFSMSCSLTHCGRNLTEPVLSENISTSLQLNCKIQCSRLLVFPVPVRELPYESMLTFHLLGSKQAKTPELLCWAALPLFNNKTLVHGTVLLSMSTQVPPRCPPSAALTDGHRQPTGVILQIDFPDSKQWRYERASARPGSVHDSTLCEELQKRMADVSQKHCLSLMTENEKAFLWSKRHICSERNSYLHLVLGSAPQWRPQNLPEIYWILQRWGRLSCEEALFLLSHDFHDQYVRSVAVQRFQRMCDSELEEFLPQLVQALKMEWDVDGPLVKLLLSRSLRCIRIAQQLYWLLVDALEDWLYKSWISKVLSALKHCCGRALRLELQRENRLMDLLTQVAQRVRTADKTKRKDVFIRERWKIASFFADGLSCRLPLDPAVVVKGVNVEAFKVYNSNAAPVEVSFITADPLGQNYSVICKTGDNLRQDVLVLQIVRLLDRVWRDEGMDMRMVTYRCISTGRDRGLVEVVRDAVTLAKIHQEWGLSGALREDTLEKWFHMRNKTIEDYEKAVMNFLHSCAGWCVATFVLGICDRHNDNIMIKHSGHMFHIDFGKIMGNAQKFGSIKRDRTPFIFTPEMQRFITGGGENPQRFHRFVELCCDAYNSLRRRSALLLGLLQLMLAAGMPEMKDVQDLRYVHNNLRPHDSELEATSYFTRKIKESMESLPVKLNFLIHNMVQFSSVRRSEPLADSRISSSSNIQEAVIQKYTVSGKDVTYELKVMIEDGYVISQKSFSQFETLHKLLQKHFIESTLPKFPSWFNMSFTPSRKMILLNKYLKELFEGPCRGNEYVCSLFLDGPNAAAKSESDAHLRPQIQLYLSYKDFKLSVMIKHLKNIRLSNGSCPDAYVVTRLRPDPQDRTKRKTKVVRSNDNPTFNELIEYRNVLKLHGHVLEVTVKSRKAFVAATNVVLGERVLDQEKWFPLGFSAV; encoded by the exons GACTCTTGGAACATCGATTTAATTGATTCAGCACAAGGCAGCAACAGCAGAACTGCATCGCTCTGCACATTAACTTCTCA ACTGCTCTCAGAACATGGCGTCAGTCGTGACGAGTTCAGCTGGAGTGTGGTGTGGGGCCGCGTGACCCCTGTGCACGTGTCTCTCCTGGAGCCCGCCGAACTCCTCTTCAATGTGTCCGTGCCTTGGCTGCCTGTGGAACAACCGTTCAGATGGAGAC TAAGCAGCACAGCCCAGGAGCTGATGGAGGCGGTTCTGGAGACTCTAGATCATTCTGCTGCTGTCAGTGGACAATACCTGATGAAACTCTGTGACTCAGAGGAGTTTCTCAAAAG TGATGAAATGTTGGGATTATATGAACGCATCCAGGTGTATCATAAGTTTGCTTCAGATGTTCCAGTGAGGATGGTGCTCAGAGACACCGTTGGCAGAACCCTGACGCGAGAT GAGGAAGACGACAGGCAGgtgtttcattttaatcaagTCCTCGTTTCTGCTTGTTCATTCAACACAATAAG ATCATGTCTGCAGGAGAAACTGAGTAGCTACAGCGAGGAAGTAAACAAGCTCATGAGAAGCCAG TGTggcgtgtgtgtgagtgaggtCATGGAGAGAGTTCACGGTGTGTGTGAGCAGCTGTGTGGCGTCACTACAGCCGATCTAGAGGAGGCCGTCGGGCAGCTCAAGCGCATCGCTCCGCTCACATGG ACTCCAGCTGAAATGAGTGACTGTGAAACTG CTGTAGTCAAGATCCATCAAGCTCTGCTGAAGCTGCTCCACGTTTTCttcacaaactttgatttgGACTTCAGAGGACCGGAGGACTTTCCCGATCCGTCTGTGGCAGATGTCGAGCACAACAGCTGCATGCTGCAGCTCAACCTGACGAGCCTCTACAGACTGCTGCCCGGCTGGATAAATGG gtATGATCACTTCAGCATGAGCTGCTCTCTCACACACTGCGGCAGGAATCTGACTGAACCTGTGCTGTCGGAGAACATCAGCACGTCACTGCAGCTGAACTGCAAGATCCAGTGCAGCCGTCT atTGGTGTTTCCTGTTCCAGTAAGAGAGCTGCCATATGAATCAATGTTGACTTTTCATCTATTGGGCTCAAAACAGGCCAAAACCCCTGAGCTGCTCTGCTGGGCGGCCCTTCCTCTCTTTAACAACAA GACTCTCGTTCACGGCACGGTTCTGCTCAGCATGTCCACGCAGGTGCCGCCCAGGTGTCCTCCGTCCGCGGCACTGACCGACGGACATCGGCAGCCCACAGGAGTCATTCTGCAG ATTGATTTCCCAGACTCTAAGCAGTGGCGGTATGAGCGAGCCTCCGCTCGGCCCGGATCGGTCCATGACTCGACTCTCTGTGAAGAGCTGCAGAAGAGGATGGCAGACGTGTCTCAGAAACACTGCCTGTCTCT CATGACTGAAAATGAAAAGGCCTTCCTGTGGAGTAAGAGGCACATCTGCAGCGAGAGGAACTCGTACCTGCACCTGGTTTTGGGCAGCGCGCCGCAGTGGAGGCCACAGAACTTACCTGAGATCTACTGGATCCTGCAGCGCTGGGGCCGGCTGAGCTGCGAGGAAGCCCTGTTCCTCTTGAGCCATGA CTTTCATGACCAGTATGTGCGTTCAGTGGCTGTGCAGCGGTTTCAGCGGATGTGTGACAGTGAGCTGGAGGAGTTTCTGCCACAGCTGGTGCAG GCGCTGAAGATGGAGTGGGACGTTGACGGGCCGCTGGTGAAGCTTCTGCTCTCCAGATCTTTGCGCTGCATCCGTATCGCTCAGCAGCTGTACTG gcTGCTGGTGGACGCTCTGGAGGACTGGCTCTATAAGAGCTGGATCAGTAAGGTCCTGTCGGCGCTGAAGCACTGCTGCGGACGCGCGCTGAGACTCGAGCTGCAGCGGGAGAACAGACTGATGGATCTGCTCACACAAGTGGCCCAGAGAGTCCGCACCGCTGACAAAACCAAGAGAAAG GATGTGTTTATCAGAGAGCGATGGAAGATTGCCAGCTTTTTTGCCGATGGACTGTCCTGCAGGCTTCCGTTAGACCCAGCGGTTGTGGTCAAAGGTGTGAATGTTGAG GCTTTTAAGGTTTATAACTCAAACGCAGCACCTGTGGAAGTGTCCTTCATCACCGCCGACCCACTGGGACAGAACTACAGCGTCATCTGCAAA ACTGGAGATAACCTGCGGCAGGACGTGCTGGTGCTGCAGATCGTGCGTCTCCTGGACCGCGTGTGGAGGGACGAGGGAATGGACATGCGCATGGTCACGTACAGATGCATTTCTACCGGAAGAGATCGAG GGTTGGTGGAAGTGGTGCGTGACGCAGTGACTCTGGCCAAGATCCATCAGGAGTGGGGTTTGTCTGGAGCGCTGAGGGAAGACACCTTAGAGAAGTGGTTCCATATGAGGAACAAGACTATAGAGGACTACGAGAAG GCTGTGATGAACTTCCTTCACTCGTGTGCCGGCTGGTGCGTCGCCACGTTTGTTCTGGGCATCTGTGACCGCCACAACGACAACATCATGATCAAACACAGCGGCCACATGTTCCACATCGATTTCGGCAAGATCATGGGCAACGCGCAGAAGTTCGGCAGCATCAAGAG AGACCGGACGCCTTTCATCTTTACACCAGAGATGCAGCGCTTCATCACGGGCGGCGGCGAGAACCCGCAGCGCTTCCACCGGTTCGTCGAGCTGTGCTGCGACGCCTACAACAGTCTGCGCAGACGCTCTGCACTGCTGCTCGGCCTGCTGCAGCTG ATGCTGGCGGCCGGAATGCCTGAAATGAAGGACGTCCAGGACCTGCGGTATGTTCACAATAACCTGCGGCCGCATGACTCTGAGCTGGAAGCCACTTCATATTTCACCAG AAAAATTAAGGAGAGCATGGAGAGTTTACCTGTCAAGTTGAACTTCCTCATCCACAATATGGTTCAGTTTTCCTCCGTCAGACGGTCCGAGCCGCTCGCTGACAGCCGGATCTCCTCCAGCTCCAACATTCAGGAAGCCGTGATCCAGAAATACACCGTCAGCGGCAAAGACGTG ACGTACGAGCTGAAGGTGATGATCGAGGACGGGTATGTTATCAGTCAGAAGAGCTTTTCTCAGTTCGAGACGCTCCATAAGCTGCTTCAGAAGCACTTCATCGAGTCCACGCTGCCGAA GTTCCCCAGCTGGTTTAACATGTCCTTTACGCCGAGCAGGAAGATGATCCTGTTGAACAAGTACCTGAAGGAGCTGTTCGAAGGGCCCTGCAGAGGA AACGAATACGTCTGCAGCCTGTTTCTGGACGGACCGAACGCTGCTGCCAAATCAG AATCAGACGCACATCTGCGACCACAGATCCAGCTCTACCTGTCTTATAAAGACTTTAAACTATCTGTGATGATAAagcatttgaaaaatatt AGGTTGTCTAACGGCTCGTGTCCTGATGCTTATGTGGTCACGCGACTGAGACCCGACCCACAAGACAGGACCAAGAGGAAGACGAAAGTGGTCCGCAGCAATGACAATCCCACATTCAATGAACTG ATCGAGTACAGGAACGTGCTGAAGCTCCACGGCCACGTGCTGGAGGTGACGGTGAAGAGCAGGAAGGCTTTTGTTGCTGCTACAAACGTGGTTCTGGGAGAGAGAGTTCTGGACCAGGAGAAGTGGTTTCCTCTGGGCTTCTCTGCTGTTTAA
- the pik3c2g gene encoding phosphatidylinositol 3-kinase C2 domain-containing subunit gamma isoform X1 produces the protein MDPCTEDPAGRPEDHVFHGWDVPVFSEQDYLDLYTPVSGLIAADQRKEQVNVDMKNEEAAVTPAGTPAQHLRGPEDSWNIDLIDSAQGSNSRTASLCTLTSQLLSEHGVSRDEFSWSVVWGRVTPVHVSLLEPAELLFNVSVPWLPVEQPFRWRLSSTAQELMEAVLETLDHSAAVSGQYLMKLCDSEEFLKSDEMLGLYERIQVYHKFASDVPVRMVLRDTVGRTLTRDEEDDRQVFHFNQVLVSACSFNTIRSCLQEKLSSYSEEVNKLMRSQCGVCVSEVMERVHGVCEQLCGVTTADLEEAVGQLKRIAPLTWTPAEMSDCETAVVKIHQALLKLLHVFFTNFDLDFRGPEDFPDPSVADVEHNSCMLQLNLTSLYRLLPGWINGYDHFSMSCSLTHCGRNLTEPVLSENISTSLQLNCKIQCSRLLVFPVPVRELPYESMLTFHLLGSKQAKTPELLCWAALPLFNNKTLVHGTVLLSMSTQVPPRCPPSAALTDGHRQPTGVILQIDFPDSKQWRYERASARPGSVHDSTLCEELQKRMADVSQKHCLSLMTENEKAFLWSKRHICSERNSYLHLVLGSAPQWRPQNLPEIYWILQRWGRLSCEEALFLLSHDFHDQYVRSVAVQRFQRMCDSELEEFLPQLVQALKMEWDVDGPLVKLLLSRSLRCIRIAQQLYWLLVDALEDWLYKSWISKVLSALKHCCGRALRLELQRENRLMDLLTQVAQRVRTADKTKRKDVFIRERWKIASFFADGLSCRLPLDPAVVVKGVNVEAFKVYNSNAAPVEVSFITADPLGQNYSVICKTGDNLRQDVLVLQIVRLLDRVWRDEGMDMRMVTYRCISTGRDRGLVEVVRDAVTLAKIHQEWGLSGALREDTLEKWFHMRNKTIEDYEKAVMNFLHSCAGWCVATFVLGICDRHNDNIMIKHSGHMFHIDFGKIMGNAQKFGSIKRDRTPFIFTPEMQRFITGGGENPQRFHRFVELCCDAYNSLRRRSALLLGLLQLMLAAGMPEMKDVQDLRYVHNNLRPHDSELEATSYFTRKIKESMESLPVKLNFLIHNMVQFSSVRRSEPLADSRISSSSNIQEAVIQKYTVSGKDVTYELKVMIEDGYVISQKSFSQFETLHKLLQKHFIESTLPKFPSWFNMSFTPSRKMILLNKYLKELFEGPCRGNEYVCSLFLDGPNAAAKSESDAHLRPQIQLYLSYKDFKLSVMIKHLKNIRLSNGSCPDAYVVTRLRPDPQDRTKRKTKVVRSNDNPTFNELIEYRNVLKLHGHVLEVTVKSRKAFVAATNVVLGERVLDQEKWFPLGFSAV, from the exons GACTCTTGGAACATCGATTTAATTGATTCAGCACAAGGCAGCAACAGCAGAACTGCATCGCTCTGCACATTAACTTCTCA ACTGCTCTCAGAACATGGCGTCAGTCGTGACGAGTTCAGCTGGAGTGTGGTGTGGGGCCGCGTGACCCCTGTGCACGTGTCTCTCCTGGAGCCCGCCGAACTCCTCTTCAATGTGTCCGTGCCTTGGCTGCCTGTGGAACAACCGTTCAGATGGAGAC TAAGCAGCACAGCCCAGGAGCTGATGGAGGCGGTTCTGGAGACTCTAGATCATTCTGCTGCTGTCAGTGGACAATACCTGATGAAACTCTGTGACTCAGAGGAGTTTCTCAAAAG TGATGAAATGTTGGGATTATATGAACGCATCCAGGTGTATCATAAGTTTGCTTCAGATGTTCCAGTGAGGATGGTGCTCAGAGACACCGTTGGCAGAACCCTGACGCGAGAT GAGGAAGACGACAGGCAGgtgtttcattttaatcaagTCCTCGTTTCTGCTTGTTCATTCAACACAATAAG ATCATGTCTGCAGGAGAAACTGAGTAGCTACAGCGAGGAAGTAAACAAGCTCATGAGAAGCCAG TGTggcgtgtgtgtgagtgaggtCATGGAGAGAGTTCACGGTGTGTGTGAGCAGCTGTGTGGCGTCACTACAGCCGATCTAGAGGAGGCCGTCGGGCAGCTCAAGCGCATCGCTCCGCTCACATGG ACTCCAGCTGAAATGAGTGACTGTGAAACTG CTGTAGTCAAGATCCATCAAGCTCTGCTGAAGCTGCTCCACGTTTTCttcacaaactttgatttgGACTTCAGAGGACCGGAGGACTTTCCCGATCCGTCTGTGGCAGATGTCGAGCACAACAGCTGCATGCTGCAGCTCAACCTGACGAGCCTCTACAGACTGCTGCCCGGCTGGATAAATGG gtATGATCACTTCAGCATGAGCTGCTCTCTCACACACTGCGGCAGGAATCTGACTGAACCTGTGCTGTCGGAGAACATCAGCACGTCACTGCAGCTGAACTGCAAGATCCAGTGCAGCCGTCT atTGGTGTTTCCTGTTCCAGTAAGAGAGCTGCCATATGAATCAATGTTGACTTTTCATCTATTGGGCTCAAAACAGGCCAAAACCCCTGAGCTGCTCTGCTGGGCGGCCCTTCCTCTCTTTAACAACAA GACTCTCGTTCACGGCACGGTTCTGCTCAGCATGTCCACGCAGGTGCCGCCCAGGTGTCCTCCGTCCGCGGCACTGACCGACGGACATCGGCAGCCCACAGGAGTCATTCTGCAG ATTGATTTCCCAGACTCTAAGCAGTGGCGGTATGAGCGAGCCTCCGCTCGGCCCGGATCGGTCCATGACTCGACTCTCTGTGAAGAGCTGCAGAAGAGGATGGCAGACGTGTCTCAGAAACACTGCCTGTCTCT CATGACTGAAAATGAAAAGGCCTTCCTGTGGAGTAAGAGGCACATCTGCAGCGAGAGGAACTCGTACCTGCACCTGGTTTTGGGCAGCGCGCCGCAGTGGAGGCCACAGAACTTACCTGAGATCTACTGGATCCTGCAGCGCTGGGGCCGGCTGAGCTGCGAGGAAGCCCTGTTCCTCTTGAGCCATGA CTTTCATGACCAGTATGTGCGTTCAGTGGCTGTGCAGCGGTTTCAGCGGATGTGTGACAGTGAGCTGGAGGAGTTTCTGCCACAGCTGGTGCAG GCGCTGAAGATGGAGTGGGACGTTGACGGGCCGCTGGTGAAGCTTCTGCTCTCCAGATCTTTGCGCTGCATCCGTATCGCTCAGCAGCTGTACTG gcTGCTGGTGGACGCTCTGGAGGACTGGCTCTATAAGAGCTGGATCAGTAAGGTCCTGTCGGCGCTGAAGCACTGCTGCGGACGCGCGCTGAGACTCGAGCTGCAGCGGGAGAACAGACTGATGGATCTGCTCACACAAGTGGCCCAGAGAGTCCGCACCGCTGACAAAACCAAGAGAAAG GATGTGTTTATCAGAGAGCGATGGAAGATTGCCAGCTTTTTTGCCGATGGACTGTCCTGCAGGCTTCCGTTAGACCCAGCGGTTGTGGTCAAAGGTGTGAATGTTGAG GCTTTTAAGGTTTATAACTCAAACGCAGCACCTGTGGAAGTGTCCTTCATCACCGCCGACCCACTGGGACAGAACTACAGCGTCATCTGCAAA ACTGGAGATAACCTGCGGCAGGACGTGCTGGTGCTGCAGATCGTGCGTCTCCTGGACCGCGTGTGGAGGGACGAGGGAATGGACATGCGCATGGTCACGTACAGATGCATTTCTACCGGAAGAGATCGAG GGTTGGTGGAAGTGGTGCGTGACGCAGTGACTCTGGCCAAGATCCATCAGGAGTGGGGTTTGTCTGGAGCGCTGAGGGAAGACACCTTAGAGAAGTGGTTCCATATGAGGAACAAGACTATAGAGGACTACGAGAAG GCTGTGATGAACTTCCTTCACTCGTGTGCCGGCTGGTGCGTCGCCACGTTTGTTCTGGGCATCTGTGACCGCCACAACGACAACATCATGATCAAACACAGCGGCCACATGTTCCACATCGATTTCGGCAAGATCATGGGCAACGCGCAGAAGTTCGGCAGCATCAAGAG AGACCGGACGCCTTTCATCTTTACACCAGAGATGCAGCGCTTCATCACGGGCGGCGGCGAGAACCCGCAGCGCTTCCACCGGTTCGTCGAGCTGTGCTGCGACGCCTACAACAGTCTGCGCAGACGCTCTGCACTGCTGCTCGGCCTGCTGCAGCTG ATGCTGGCGGCCGGAATGCCTGAAATGAAGGACGTCCAGGACCTGCGGTATGTTCACAATAACCTGCGGCCGCATGACTCTGAGCTGGAAGCCACTTCATATTTCACCAG AAAAATTAAGGAGAGCATGGAGAGTTTACCTGTCAAGTTGAACTTCCTCATCCACAATATGGTTCAGTTTTCCTCCGTCAGACGGTCCGAGCCGCTCGCTGACAGCCGGATCTCCTCCAGCTCCAACATTCAGGAAGCCGTGATCCAGAAATACACCGTCAGCGGCAAAGACGTG ACGTACGAGCTGAAGGTGATGATCGAGGACGGGTATGTTATCAGTCAGAAGAGCTTTTCTCAGTTCGAGACGCTCCATAAGCTGCTTCAGAAGCACTTCATCGAGTCCACGCTGCCGAA GTTCCCCAGCTGGTTTAACATGTCCTTTACGCCGAGCAGGAAGATGATCCTGTTGAACAAGTACCTGAAGGAGCTGTTCGAAGGGCCCTGCAGAGGA AACGAATACGTCTGCAGCCTGTTTCTGGACGGACCGAACGCTGCTGCCAAATCAG AATCAGACGCACATCTGCGACCACAGATCCAGCTCTACCTGTCTTATAAAGACTTTAAACTATCTGTGATGATAAagcatttgaaaaatatt AGGTTGTCTAACGGCTCGTGTCCTGATGCTTATGTGGTCACGCGACTGAGACCCGACCCACAAGACAGGACCAAGAGGAAGACGAAAGTGGTCCGCAGCAATGACAATCCCACATTCAATGAACTG ATCGAGTACAGGAACGTGCTGAAGCTCCACGGCCACGTGCTGGAGGTGACGGTGAAGAGCAGGAAGGCTTTTGTTGCTGCTACAAACGTGGTTCTGGGAGAGAGAGTTCTGGACCAGGAGAAGTGGTTTCCTCTGGGCTTCTCTGCTGTTTAA